The sequence below is a genomic window from Coleofasciculus sp. FACHB-T130.
TTCGCGGAAATTATCACTCTTGATGGCTGGCGGCGGCTTATTCATCCCGACGACTGGTTAAAAGTTCAGCAAAACTTTCTCAACCTAGTTTCTGGTTCCTCTGAGATTAGCGAACACCGGATCGTGACCCGTAGCGGTGAAGTTCGATGGTTACGAAATTATGCGCGATCGCAATGGGATGAGCAAAAACAAAGAGTGATTCGGATTTTGGGGGAATTGCAAGATATCACAGACTGCAAAGCCGCTGAAGCGTTACTTCAGCGAAGTGCTGGCGAGATTAATCAAATTTTTAATATGCTGCCCAGTTTTGTCTGGAAGTTCTGCCCTGCAACCACCCAGTTTATCCATGCCAGCGAGATCCTAACCGAACTCAGCGGCATTTCTACACAGGCATTTTTTGAGAATTATCAAGTTTGGGACGATCGAGTCGATTTAGGGCATGAATCCCAAGAAGCAATTCGGATAGCTTGGGAAGCAATTACCAAAGGCGAACCCTATCAGGTTGTTTATCTTTTTCACACTCTTCATAGAGGCGATCGCTGGTTTGAAATTACAGCGAGACCTGCCATAGAGGATGGCGTTCTCTATTACTACGGTAGTACCGCAGACATCAGCGAAAGGCAACGGCAGACGATGTTATGCAAGCAGGCAGAAACAGCCTTACGGCAAGCAAATGAAGCGTTAGAAATCCGAGTCCAAGAGCGTACTGTTGAGCTAGAAGATGTTGTCCAGGCACTCCAAGCAGAGATTGCCGAACGCAAGCTCGCTCAAGAAACCTTAAAGCATTATCAATTGCTATCGGAACATGCCCGTGACATTGTTTTGTTTATTGGGAATCAAGGGCAAATTATCGAAGCGAATCAGGCGGCAATTCAGGCATACGGTTACGAACGCGAAGAGATTGTTGCCTTAAACATTCAGGACTTGCGAGATCCTCCAACTCATACAGCGATCGCTCAACAACTGGAGCAAGCAGAACAGCGAGGCATCTTATTTACTACCACTCACCGCCGCAAAGATGGCAGCACTTTTCCAGTGGAAGTCAGTTCCCAAAGCTGGGTAATTGACAATCAAAGAGTTTTATTAAGTATTATTCGGGATATCAGCGAAAGCCTCCGGCACGTCACGCTACGCAAACTGGCAGAGGAGGCATTGCAAAAAAGCGAGGAACGGTTCCGCAATTTGCTGGAAACTACCAGCGATTGGGTATGGGAGGTAGATGAGAATGCTGTTTACATTTACACAAGTCCCAAAGTGCGCGACATCTTAGGTTACGAACCTGAAGAAGTTTTGGGAAAAACGCCCTTTGACTTAATGCCGCCGGAAGAAGCCTTCCGGATTGCGAACACTTTTGGGCCAATTGCTGCCCAAGCAATACCATTCTCTTGCCTAGAAAATATCAACATCCACAAAAACGGTCATCGAGTTGTTCTAGAAACCAGTGGCGTCCCAGTTTTTGATAGCTCTGGGAAATTTTGTGGCTATCGCGGTATAGATCGGGACATTACCGAACGCAAACAATCTGAAGAAGCTCTGAGGGAAAGTGAAGAGCGATTCCGAACAATTTTTGAAAGAGAAGCGATGGGTGTCGTCCTGACCACTTTAGAGGGGCGGCTTTTGGCAAGTAATCCCAAGTTTCGGGAAATTTTAGGTTATAGCGAACAAGAACTACAAGGGATGCTTTTCAGTGAGTTGGCGCATCCAGATGACGCCATGCAAGACCGGGAACTTTACCAAGAGTTAATGGCTGGAAAGCAGGATTCTTACCATTTGGAAAAGCGCTATATCTGCAAGGATGGTCATGTGGCTTGGGGCTACTTGACCGTTTCTTTGATTCGCAGTCCCAGCGGTGCCCCCCAATTTAGCACTGCCACCATTCAAGACATTACCGAACGCAAGCAGATAGAAGCAGCGCTACGGGAATCGGAAGAGCGTTTCCGCCAATTAGCGAAAAATATTCCGCAAGTTTTCTGGATGACGACTCCCGATGAGAAACAAATGCTCTATATCAGTCCCCCTTACGAGCATGTATGGGGGCAAACTTGCGAAAGCCTTTATCAGCAGCCTGAATCTTGGCTGGATTCTATTTATCCAGAAGATCGGCAGTCGGTGATAGATGGGCTTGAAAAACGCCAGCAAGAAGTGGACGACTACGAATATCGGATTATCCGCCCGGATGGGACGATTCGCTGGATACGCGATCGCTCTTTTCCAGTTCGGGACGAGACAGGGCAAGTCTATCGAATTGCCGGAATTGCAGAGGATATTAGCGATCGCAAGCGAACGGAGGAGGAGGTTTATTTTCTGCAAACCATGACCCAAGCTATTTTTGAGTCTCCAGACTTTCACTCAGCGCTATTCGTAGCACTCCAGAAAGTGTGTGAAGCCACTGGCTGGGATTTTGGGGAAGCCTGGATTCCACAATCCGACAACAGCGTTCTCGAATGCAGTCGAGGTTGGTATAGCCGTGCCACTTGTCTAGAGGAATTCCGGCAAGGAGGCGAGAACTTGACCTTTGCACCAGGGATTGGGTTACCCGGTCGTGTCTGGGTCTCAAAACAACCAGAGTGGCAACGAGATGTTTCCGGTGAGTCGCATCAAGTTTATTTCAGGGTAAATTTGGCAATGAAAATTGGATTAAAAGCCGCTTTAGGAATTCCAATTATTGCTGATGATACTGTTTTGGCTGTCCTTGTGTTTTATATGTTTGAATCTTGCGAACAAGACGAACGACTCATCGAACTGATTTCCGCTTCA
It includes:
- a CDS encoding PAS domain S-box protein, with the translated sequence MKNQLTSTENLVRRIVSIYILISIIYIVSGNEILNLLSKNLAFLIQLETLKEWGFILSISGLLYVLIRAGLQLQQSEQNYRRIFENTVEGIYQVTDDGRYMNANPALARIYGYNSPNELIGNLHWHASNLELYQLLQKTDAVTGFESQVNRSDGSCIWISSNARAVRDRSGKLLYYEGTVEDITSRRQTEQALFDSKEQYRVISELTSEFTYCLTVAPDGQMTTEWVSETFLRVSGYTFAEIITLDGWRRLIHPDDWLKVQQNFLNLVSGSSEISEHRIVTRSGEVRWLRNYARSQWDEQKQRVIRILGELQDITDCKAAEALLQRSAGEINQIFNMLPSFVWKFCPATTQFIHASEILTELSGISTQAFFENYQVWDDRVDLGHESQEAIRIAWEAITKGEPYQVVYLFHTLHRGDRWFEITARPAIEDGVLYYYGSTADISERQRQTMLCKQAETALRQANEALEIRVQERTVELEDVVQALQAEIAERKLAQETLKHYQLLSEHARDIVLFIGNQGQIIEANQAAIQAYGYEREEIVALNIQDLRDPPTHTAIAQQLEQAEQRGILFTTTHRRKDGSTFPVEVSSQSWVIDNQRVLLSIIRDISESLRHVTLRKLAEEALQKSEERFRNLLETTSDWVWEVDENAVYIYTSPKVRDILGYEPEEVLGKTPFDLMPPEEAFRIANTFGPIAAQAIPFSCLENINIHKNGHRVVLETSGVPVFDSSGKFCGYRGIDRDITERKQSEEALRESEERFRTIFEREAMGVVLTTLEGRLLASNPKFREILGYSEQELQGMLFSELAHPDDAMQDRELYQELMAGKQDSYHLEKRYICKDGHVAWGYLTVSLIRSPSGAPQFSTATIQDITERKQIEAALRESEERFRQLAKNIPQVFWMTTPDEKQMLYISPPYEHVWGQTCESLYQQPESWLDSIYPEDRQSVIDGLEKRQQEVDDYEYRIIRPDGTIRWIRDRSFPVRDETGQVYRIAGIAEDISDRKRTEEEVYFLQTMTQAIFESPDFHSALFVALQKVCEATGWDFGEAWIPQSDNSVLECSRGWYSRATCLEEFRQGGENLTFAPGIGLPGRVWVSKQPEWQRDVSGESHQVYFRVNLAMKIGLKAALGIPIIADDTVLAVLVFYMFESCEQDERLIELISASTELGLFMQRKRAEEEIRNALEKEKELHELKSRFVSMTSHEFRTPLSTILFSAGLLENYGFKWTEEKKRIHLHRIKTAVQRMDGMLDEVLLIGKNEAGKTEFNPAAIELETFCQDLVAEMQLTAGDRHSLIFSSQGECLAACIDEKLLRHILSNLLSNAIKYTPGGGIIKCELSCHNGEAIFQIKDRGIGIPPQDRQRLFETFHRASNVGNIPGTGLGLAIIKNFVDLHKGKITVESEVGVGTTFTIKLPLSGDC